From the Xylella fastidiosa genome, the window ATTGCCTAGGGATTCTTCTCCCACTCGGTTGCGTAACCGTTGTGAAATTTCTGGTCGTCCACGTGGTGTCTACTGTAAATTTGGTTTAGGTCGCAATAAACTTAGGGAGGCAGCTATGAGGGGGGATATCCCTGGTTTGCGTAAGGCAAGTTGGTAGTTCTTGTTAAGCTTTGTGGTATAGGATATTTAACTCACTTTAATTTGAAATGTTGATTCTACTTTCTTGAAGTATAGTTGATTTCCTTTTAGTCATACAAAAATGATTGAATTTTCGTAATAGTGGATATCGATGCAACTATATATTAAGGTGTTAAGATGAGCATGACTGATCCTATAGCTGATATGTTGGTTCGTATTAAAAATGCAGCCTCTGTTGGTAAGCCTAATGTGAGATTTCCTTTCTCTAAGGTTAAGCTTGCTATTGCTCTGGTTCTGAAGAATGAAGGTTATATTTTTGATGCAAAAGTAATTCAGAGTGATAATAGTAAATCTGATATCGAGGTTGTACTGAAATATTTTGAAGGTCGCCCTGTTATCAGAATTTTAAAGCGTGTTTCGCGTTCTGGGTTGCGTAAATATTGTGGTAAGGCCGAGCTTCCTGAAGTATTGGGTGGCTTGGGTGTTTCTATTATCTCCACCTCCAAGGGCATTATGACCGATTCTAAAGCTCGTGAGTCTGGTGTTGGTGGTGAAGTTCTTTGTTTCGTTGCTTAGGAAGGGGGGCGTATGTCACGAGTAGCTAAGAAGCCCATTTCTATTCCGAAGGGTGTAGAAGTCAGTGTTCAGTCTGACATGCTAACTGTTAAGGGAGTGAAAGGTGTTTTAACTTTTCCTAAGTCCGATAATGTAAATGTTGTTATGGATGGCGATATCCTTACATTGTCGGCTAATGATCATTCTCATGTTTCTTTGGCTGGTACGGTCCGTGCTATTTTGTCAAATATGATTAAGGGTGTTTCTATAGGCTTTGAGCGTAAACTTGAATTGGTTGGTGTGGGTTATCGTGCTTCAATGCAAGGCAAAGATTTGAATCTTTCTCTTGGTTTTTCGCATCCATTGTTGTTTGTTCCCCCTGAAGGCATAAATTTGTTGACTC encodes:
- the rpsN gene encoding 30S ribosomal protein S14 is translated as MAKISMINRDLKRKRLAKKFADKRLSLKKVISSYASSYEEKIEASCKLQKLPRDSSPTRLRNRCEISGRPRGVYCKFGLGRNKLREAAMRGDIPGLRKASW
- the rpsH gene encoding 30S ribosomal protein S8, which translates into the protein MSMTDPIADMLVRIKNAASVGKPNVRFPFSKVKLAIALVLKNEGYIFDAKVIQSDNSKSDIEVVLKYFEGRPVIRILKRVSRSGLRKYCGKAELPEVLGGLGVSIISTSKGIMTDSKARESGVGGEVLCFVA
- the rplF gene encoding 50S ribosomal protein L6 — encoded protein: MSRVAKKPISIPKGVEVSVQSDMLTVKGVKGVLTFPKSDNVNVVMDGDILTLSANDHSHVSLAGTVRAILSNMIKGVSIGFERKLELVGVGYRASMQGKDLNLSLGFSHPLLFVPPEGINLLTPSQTEVVVQGIDKQRVGEVAAKIRNFRPPEPYKGKGLKYATEAIMRKEAKKA